In Penaeus monodon isolate SGIC_2016 chromosome 7, NSTDA_Pmon_1, whole genome shotgun sequence, the genomic stretch gagagagaagagagagaggagagggggggggaggggagaagaagagagaggagagaagggggagagagagagagagagagagagaagagacagagggggaaagagaaagggcagagcagagagaaagaagagacagaggaagagaagcgagaaaagacagaggagaagagaagaagagaggaagagaaaagaggagacagagagagagagagaaagagagaggagaaagagagagagagagaagagagagagagaagggggaagggaggagggagggggagggggggagagaagagagaggggagggggggagggagagggaggggggagggaggggggggagagggagagaggagagagagagagaggaagaggagagaggagagagagaggagagagaggaaggaaggggaagaggagagagagagagagagagagagagagaaaagagagaaagagagagagaagagagagagagagaggaggagagagagagagagtgagaggagagagaagatagagagagaaagatatgagagagagagagagagagagagagaggagagaggagagagagagagaagagagagatgagagagagagagagagagagagacagagaggagagagagagagagagagaagagatagagagagaaagatagagaagagagaggagagagagagagagagagagagagagagagagagagagagagagagagagagagaaatgttctaCTATTCTGCTATGCTGTTGCTGCAGTAGAAAgcataaagttattttttttattagatttacaAACCCAATCATTAAAAAGCATCTTTATATCATACAGTAACAAGTTGGCTATTTACAATTATTTAAGCAAAGAGCTAAAAGTTTGTGAGCCAGAGAAAATTGAAAGAATAGAAGAATAATACCACATTCAAAATAAAGTGTAATTTGTAAATTCATTCCATGCAATGGAAATTGTTTAGAATTACTGAACTATTTAACACGTAatgctcaaaaaataaatataacaacaaactaCCCACTAACCTGATTATAGTTTACAGTGAGTTGGGGACTCAAGACAACAGTTGGCTGTATCACTGTATTGTGTGGCACCTCCATTTGCTGAGTGTGATGCTGATGGATACTCTGCTGCTGATGTTGCTGAAACTGTCCATTCCAAGGCCTAATACTGGCAGATTGTATTGAGCTTGTCTGAGATGACTGGATTTGAGACCTGTAACTTGATGGCTGTTGCCAGCTGTAGTTCATTTGAAAGCCAGGATGTATAGTATTCAAGTTTGAAATGGCTGGTGTTGGTTTTGTGCCATCTTCCATGTTGGACCAACGTTCCACTGCTTGGAATTGGGCACTTACACTTTCAGCAAATTTACTGGTATCAGGATGCACTGATCCTGCAGAAACAATGCTGTTCTGCTGAACTGCACTGCCAGAAGTTCTTGGAAATGTTGCAAAATTTCCTATACTTCCACTAGCCATTCCTCTCATCATGTTCTGCCCTGTAGTTTGGGAAGAAAAGGCCGAACATGTGCAGTCTTTGGAAAGTACTGCCCAGTGTCTATGGTTTGCTCAGATAATAGGCCTAAAGTTTTTGATGAGCTGAGGACATCTAAATCAGAAAAGGCACTGTTTCTATTCAAGGATTCTGTATTAAATTGTGAGTGGGAGCTAGGTCGTCCTCCAGGTAAGTCCACTACCTGGCTTTCACTTGTTAGTCTGGACACAGCAAGTTGTTGCTGACTTCTGGAGCTTGCAGCTTGCTGAGGTGGAGGAAGAGCTGGTACTTCTGATGCCATTCTCTGGCTCTGCTTTAGGACTGCAGGTGGACTAGATACAAAAGAGCCTCTCATtgcattgtttattttcttgtcacTAGTATTAAATGTGTTTGCAGAAGCCTGGTCTTTTCCGAGAGACTTTTCTAACTCTGCTATAAAGGAACGATCAAGTTTTGGGAGTGCCACATTTTTTGGTGTGAGAGGTGCTGGTAAGGCAAGCTGTCCAGGTTGATTAGACACTGGTGAAAGATTTGATAAAACAGGTTGAGGTTTTGCAACAGTTGGTTGAAGAATGGCAACTTGTCGGTTTTGTCCTCTGTCCCTTGCTTCATTACTCATCCATGATGATGAAGTGGGGGAAATTATAGTATGTTCTTGTCTATTTTGGAGAGCTGAACTTAGTGGTGATGAAGTGACAGGCACAACTGATTGTGGCTGGGCAATGGATGAAATCCACATATTGCTAATTTGTGCATTTAAATCTCTAACATTATTTATTTGGTGACCATCTCTGATTTGGGAAGGTCCTGGCATGTGTGAAGTATTGTTGTGAATCATTGGAAACATGTCAGTTGAGACAACCGTATCATTTCCCTCTGTGTTGCGGTAAGTGGTTACAGGCATATCAGCCCTCACGGGTGTCAAAGAAGAATCACATGTGTTTGGGGATGCCATTTGTGAGATTCTTAAAGGTAAGCTAGCAACAGAGCTACCAGAAAATGAACAATCACTTGAATTTAAAGAGCTTCCTATAGTGTTTTTGGTTTGGTCATGGGAGTTATAAGTGCTTGCAGGTGAATTTGCAGAGGGCTTGGCATTCTGCATAATCAttgcattgttaatattataatcctCACTGTCATTGGTATTTCCTGGGAGAGGCTGAGCATCAGGAATTTCTAAAGGTGGTTCATCATAGCATCGTATGTGGGATGTGTCAAAAGGATCTGGCCCTTCAGTCATGTTGGGATAATACTCATTACTAGCAGTGCTCTCACAAAACCCTGGAGTATTGCTGACCTGACTGGCAGTTGCAATGGGAAGTCCTGCATGGCTGTGGTTAGAGATCTGACCACTGTATCTGTCATGTAGGTTGTTTTCTGCAGAATATCTATTATCAGCAACACTCTGAATATCGTCATCCCActcatcagaatcatcatcaaAGTCATCATATGGCTCTTCCTGGGCATCAAAAGAATTTGAATATATAGCAGGAACAGGTGGTGCTCCAGTCTGAGATTGTTGCTGTAGTGGTAGTTGTAGCTGTTGATTTTGTTGGGATTCCTGGCCCTGATTCTCGTAAGTCTGTGCTCGGTTCTGAAGAAGTTGATCTTGCTGGCTCTCAagctgttgtttctgttgttgtcttttttgtaGTTGATGGACGGGAGGACTTGGGGAGGGACGGATGGGAACTCTGAGGGGTTGCTGAGCATTTCCAGTTAAGGCAGCAGCTGCACGTGCAATATTTTCATATGTGCGGTCACTGCCTAGCTCGACTGGAGCACCTAGAAAGGGGTTCAAAAATCTCAATATCCAGGACAGGCTATTCATGACTTCAAACTAATTCTTGAATACAACATTTGCTGTCTAGAAACAAAACAATATGTATGAGACTCAAAAACCTAAAAGCTAAACTGCTTAACTCTTCAGTCCTAGGTAATTCAATGTGGGTCTCTACACCACACTCTTAACCCGTTCCCAATGGGTCACATGTCATAACATACTGCTTTGTCTGCGGGGTATGGCTGTATGTGCGGCAATGCACCAGAGCGCATGGAACAGGAAGTTCCTCTACATGTAGCGGACTCCTGTGCCCAGTGTCTCaacattgccagaaatcaccagagtttatgGACTCAGAGATTTCTGATACCCATTGGCACGGGGTTaagtaatacaatacaatactatAATTAGGTCTATAGCAAGCATCAGCTACACAGAGTGCAGGGGTTAGAAATTAATTAATTGTAACTAGGTGTCATAATGTATTGGCAGCTGTTTTTGGCCTGTGTTCAGGGCATCAAAATTATATTGACAGCTTGTGTAGCTTCGAATACCTTCTTCAAGGTGCATTAAACAATACTATAAAGTCACACATTTGTGCATTTTCATATAGAGTTACAGCCTTTGAATACTGACCAAAAAACACTTATTTCTCACTTTAGTACACAAGGCTCCCATGAATTGGGTTACATGTCAAGCAATGACAAAAATCATCAAACCTGTACTTTGGCCAACTCAGTGGCTTATAGCTCACTGGGTGCAGTGGGTTAATTATTTGTTTCTGCCTTAACATATGGCAAAAACCTGGTTCATCTTTAaggaatctttattattatatggactaCAACAAGACTAGAATTTTCATATGTACTGCACTTAAAAGGCTTATcacatttatgaaaaatattaatattgataattgataaaaaaaaataaaaatttcttaaaatacaCAATTATCAACAATGATATCTGGAACATACAGCgtccatatattttttaaactctaTTAAAATCACTACAATAACATAATTTCAAAAGATATATATCTTTCCACTACCTACAGTACTATTAAAAAATCCACCTACCTTAGATTCAAGggtgaaaatggaaaagaaaatgtaattaaatCATCTTATTGTACTATGATTCCATAAGCACGCTGTGGCTTACATACTAGCTTTGATTCAtcaaaacacaagacacacacacacgcatgcactcatgaacgcacactcacacttgcacattcacatgcacatacaaacatgcattaaTCATAAactcatataatactataaatatgctATTCTACTAATATGTGC encodes the following:
- the LOC119575322 gene encoding putative uncharacterized protein DDB_G0271606 — translated: MYLRNPMEPPDKHGKPMSPRRVKHQSFRLKQGQRRQFNYNRLVNEMWPDDVSKAQTLKFDKRSSQGRDELLIDLSESGRQRSHSVTDLRVSSSSDSGQHRGSASSLIDLPIPPTPVYGNVITGAPVELGSDRTYENIARAAAALTGNAQQPLRVPIRPSPSPPVHQLQKRQQQKQQLESQQDQLLQNRAQTYENQGQESQQNQQLQLPLQQQSQTGAPPVPAIYSNSFDAQEEPYDDFDDDSDEWDDDIQSVADNRYSAENNLHDRYSGQISNHSHAGLPIATASQVSNTPGFCESTASNEYYPNMTEGPDPFDTSHIRCYDEPPLEIPDAQPLPGNTNDSEDYNINNAMIMQNAKPSANSPASTYNSHDQTKNTIGSSLNSSDCSFSGSSVASLPLRISQMASPNTCDSSLTPVRADMPVTTYRNTEGNDTVVSTDMFPMIHNNTSHMPGPSQIRDGHQINNVRDLNAQISNMWISSIAQPQSVVPVTSSPLSSALQNRQEHTIISPTSSSWMSNEARDRGQNRQVAILQPTVAKPQPVLSNLSPVSNQPGQLALPAPLTPKNVALPKLDRSFIAELEKSLGKDQASANTFNTSDKKINNAMRGSFVSSPPAVLKQSQRMASEVPALPPPQQAASSRSQQQLAVSRLTSESQVVDLPGGRPSSHSQFNTESLNRNSAFSDLDVLSSSKTLGLLSEQTIDTGQYFPKTAHVRPFLPKLQGRT